The genomic DNA aaagaaagaagaatcgAAATGCTGTTGCACAATGTTTAGCCAGATGAAGAGAAGGGAAACGATAGAGGGGATGATTTTAACTGTTTTAAGTTgttaaaatctgaaatattattttgatattgttgcatcatttgttgtttattgtattgtttgttCAAATTAACTGACTCACAATTACTGCGTGAAATATGGATATAAGGGATTTCCTCTCAGCTCAGTCTTCTTGCAGGTATTTAGTGTGGACGTgaagacctttttttaaaaactcagaCAGAAATGACTATTTTGACATTGTCCCACAGTTTCTACAGCATTTGGTCTGCAAGTGAAAAGGTGTCAAATGTTGTTAATTCCTCAATAAAATACTTTTGAAACATCTCTTTctggtttatgtttttttccccccacagatcGGGTCTTATTGGTTCAGGACATAAAATCAAACCAACACAGGCTGAGTCAAATTTCATGTTTGTTTAAGTTGATAAGTGTTTAAAGGAATTACAgcacaaacatgacaaatgtactcTGTATTAAAGGGTTGTTTAGAAACAGTTGCTGCTGTTTAAGATGGGCTATGAACAATTTTGATATGCTGCTGGGTAGCCGTGTCCActaatatgaaaaatatgagctataaaaacaaaaggaaacatcaaaatagaaatattatatACACTGTGCAAAATAAGAACACGACAGATCATAAAACCACCAATCacaaaatgggaaaaacacAGACCAAGCagcctgataaaaaaaactacatttccaTGCATGCCTTGCGGTACCGGAAGTGGCCCCGCCACTCCACCGGATATTGGGACGCGGCGCCGTGAAAGGCCCTTTCCTGTCTGTGAGCAGCGTCGTACAGAGCGGCAGACACGAGTGAGTGCAACATTCACATTTAACTCGACCTAAACGTTCTTAAAAAGCATTTCGATGGGTTAACGCGAAGCGTCGTGTGCTCCCGTCGTCCGAGGGACACAAGTTAGACGTCTTACTTTTGCGGAAGTGTGCTTTTAATTGTCTCTAAACGTGACCGTGCGGGTACAACGGCGCCGAGCGTTAGCATGTGGCTAGCTGGTTAGCGCATGTGGATGCGGCATGTCGGAGCAGCGCTGCACGGACGTCGTAAGATGAGCCTTTCGCCGTCGTCATTACTATAAACGTGTCGGTTGTGTTTTTAGAATATTAATGTTTACGATATGAAACGCCGCCGCTGGACTTGTGATGATGATATTTGGCGTTTTATCGCTCGTTCGTTAGCCACCGTGGCTCCGGTTTGCGTGAGCCAGGCTCCATTTCCGGCCCTGTAGTAGAACTGTGGATGCCTTCATGTACCGGCCGGACATTCAGTCTAATCTGCTTTATTTAAAGGTGCAAGGTTTTAATCTGCggtatagtaaaaaaaaaatatctaaccCAGATTGTCCTCTTTATATCTTTACATCCACCTGCTTCATATCAAAAGATGCATGTTCTGCGGTACCTGTGTTTATCAACTTAGCAATATCAACGACTAAAGCCTCAAAAAACGTTAATTTAAATGAGGTTCAACACATTGTTCGTCGAAACAGATAAACAGCAGCCATCATGATAGATCAGCTACACCTACCACCAGTTACCACTGACCACCTGATGTATTCAGTTAAttattatagaaaaaaacaacggatTTATCATTTTAAGTGATATGAAGTAAGTTGTTGGACATTGCGTCATCCTTTGATTGCTGTAAAATTGACACAAGActaattgttgtgtttttaaacattgAATATTCCTAGATTGTAATTAACATCTGTTAATCTTTATCTATCTTCCAGTGACTGAGTGGGAGACTGCCCCCGCCGTGGCCGAGACCCCAGAGATCAAGCTCTTTGGCAAGTGGAGCACCGACGATGTCCAGATCAACGACATCTCCCTgcaggtgagcagcagcagcccgacAGCTTCCGCTCGGTTTCAGCTGTTatccacttgtttgttttgtttgactaATGCAAAGCGAGGCTAGAGTCACGCCTGGACACTCACCTGTTGTCCTGGTGTGCTAGAGTGCTCGCAGAGGAAAAACGTCTCTGCTTATTCATTGGCTGTAGTCTTGACGTGGCCCAGTCAATCACCAACTGAGACACATGATCTTTTCATACCCACTGTACTTCAACGATTATGCTCacaataaacatgaataaactCTGATACTTAAACCACGTCCCTCGTCACTACAGGATTACATTGCCGTGAAAGAGAAGTACGCCAAGTACCTGCCGCACTCCGGGGGACGTTATGCCGCCAAGCGTTTCCGTAAGGCCCAGTGCCCCATCGTGGAGCGTCTGACCAACTCCATGATGATGCACGGCCGCAACAACGGCAAGAAGCTGATGACCGTGCGCATCGTCAAGCACGCCTTCGAGATCATCCACCTGCTGACCGGGGAGGTATATACCACCGCCACGCACCACGATTAAGACAACACCATCAAATCGGTACATGAGGAAGTTGAAATAAACTGAAACTGGATAGGTTTTCATTGTAATTATACACATGGATTAATTGGTTATTTTTGCTTTATCCAGATACAAACTAGGTGTAAATTAGCTGATCAGAATTTAAGTCTTTGTCGATTAAGAGGTTGTTTGTCCTCTGAAGACACAATGCTCAGACTTTACATCCGCCAATAGAGTTTacatggaaaaatacaaataagttGCTTCATTGTGACTCAGACGCCTAAAAACACGAGTTAAACATGTGGCGACTACTTTGAGTGTGACGGTAAAATTCATTGTTTAATTAAATGAAACTTGGTTgaattcactttcttttttttaatcagagcaCCAGAAACCCTAAATGGAATAGAGCGACTCTTATGAATATAGCAGATAACCTGCACTCTGTTGGGTATCTAGTGTTGCcacatgttttgtatttctaaatttatttgaatttaatacCATTTTAAATCTTGTTCCCAGAATCCCCTCCAGGTCTTGGTGAATGCCATCATCAACAGTGGACCCCGTGAGGACTCCACCCGTATCGGTCGCGCCGGTACCGTCAGGAGGCAGGCTGTGGACGTGTCGCCCCTCCGCAGAGTCAACCAGGTAACGTGATCACATCAACATCTTAAATTATTTAACCTTTTAGTATgtggaattaaaacaaaatcctcTTATACCCTGACGTTAAGATGGTGGTGTGCATTTCAGAAGGAAATTCAGAGGCTATAGTTTAGTTGTAACTAATTCCTTCAATATTAAGGAAAGCTGCTTTATTTCCCTGAGGTGAGTCAACACGGTGTATTTGTGGCACCACGCGAGGCTAGAGTCACGCCTGGACACTTCCCGTTGTCCTGGTGTGCTAGAGTGCTCGCAGAGGAAAAACGTCTCTGCTTATTCATTGGCTGTAGTCTGACGTGGCCCGGTCAATCACCAACAGAGATACATTATACACCCGACCGGTGTTTGTTCCACTAAAGTGAATTTGTCAGCTGCCTGCGTCACCGCTGACCgttctctctgttgtttgtctcGTAGGCCATCTGGCTGCTGTGCACAGGAGCAAGAGAAGCTGCTTTCAGGAACATCAAGACCATTGCAGAGTGTGTGGCTGATGAGCTGATCAACGCAGCCAAGGTAACACGACCATTACACAATAAGATGTCTGGCTTACAGACACTTTTTTGTTGTCAGCTTAGTCATCAAAGCTTCAATAATACCTTTGGGGTGACTGACTTTCTTCCCTCTTAGGGTTCATCTAACTCCTACGCCATCAAGAAGAAGGACGAGTTGGAGAGAGTTGCCAAGTCCAACcgttaaaatgttttctttctaccaaaacaaataaatttgaAGAAACTTCTGTTTGATTCCCGtgagtttttaaatgaacctCGTCTCTGAGACGGACACAGTTCAGATTAATGGGTTCAAACTAAAGCGTCTCAGTGAACAAGTCCTCCCTTCACAAAGGTTTGAGTGTCTGCAAATATAGTGAAATTATATTAAACTGCTTCCATAATCTCTAAACAAATTGACCATAACCGTAATGGGCGAAGGATTAACTGCAGGCCTGTCTTTAGTTTGAATTCAGTGTTCTCTAATACAGCAAGTGTAAATTGTACAGAATAAGACTAAGTGTCACGTCAGTTGAGTTTAATTGGCATGTACACCAGCCACAAATTCACACCCATAGAAAAAGCAAAAACCactaattgtttttaaaatctgcaTTTCTGTACGTAGTGGCTACATGTTCCTTTAAAACGACTTGTCAGTTACACGCAGGACGTGGGGGATGAAATGGAAACCAGCCTGTTACATGGACAGAGCTACATACACATGGTCATTAGTGAGTGGACGTGAGTTTGGGAACCACAGGATTAGCAATTGCTGTGAAAGGATTCAATTTACTTAACCCAAAATATAAAGTAATTACACGATATTAGAATAAATCTGCGgctaatttttttcccctccacatcCATCAGTTTCTGTAAAGCGCCGCTCAGGATTCACAAGTGTGAAAGTGAGAAACTACGGCTGACCTCAGTGGTTTCACGAGTGGTTTTCTAATAAGACTTAATGGGCTGCAATGTttgtccagcagggggagcagctTGTTTACCACAGTCGGCTCATAATTCTCCCTCATACAAATACTGCACGTCAGTGTTTCCTTTAACAATAAATAGACAAGAATTCTAGTGAGTGGAAAGTTGAGTCGGAGGCCTCGTCCGCCGCTGTGAGGCGCTTCTGGGTGTTTCGTTTTCAGAAAtacgtgtgttttctgttgacgAGGAGGCAGAGCGAGGACAGGGACGCTCCCAGTTTGGAGGCCTCGCTGCAGGCCGTAGGCAGGAGAGTGTAGTCCTGCAGCTTCTGGAAGGCCTGCACGGGAGGAAAGGAGTTACTCATCATCCGCACTGGGACACAGTTAAAGGAAAGAAGTGAAGAGGGAAAAACTGCTTCACTGGCTGGAATTACAGCTCCTCTTTGCCcttattgaagaaaaaaaaactgacttcaGTGATTTATGTACACTGGAAAACCTTGAGATTCTCCAAGGGGGTGTTAGGGTCACAttaagggaagaaaagaaatcgtGAGATTAGGGTTCccactaacaattattttctcgattagttgtttggtccctaaaatgtcgatcatgtttccccaaacccccaaatgatgtttttgttttgtccatgtaccaaagatatttagtttactgtcacaggagcaaagaaaccagaaaatattcacctttaagaagctgaaatcagagaattttttctccaaaaaaacaacttgaaccgattagtcgattatcaaaatagctggcgattaatttagtagtcggttactaatcgattaactgttgcagctctatcgTAGATTTCGAGAGTTAAGACATACTTAGAATTTTAAATCAcaacattacaaaaataaagtcataTTTTCCGGGCTACGTGTCATTTTGGAGGGGGAACATCCTACAGGGGGGGACTAAAGTCACTAAATGGCCAGACAATCCCCTAATGAGACACAATAAAGTGAAACCACTCTGCTTTTAATCCTTTTAATTTGACGAAGCCGAGGCTCCGTCTGAATCTCGAGGAATTAGGGGGCCGTACTCACCGAGACGCTCTCGGGACACTCCTCCGCCGGCCGGTGGAGCAGGAAGTCCCGTTTCGACGGACCTTTGATGTAGATGCAGTTGGCAGCCGCATCCTCCGGGACGGTCAGGACTTCGTAGTGGTGATCGGTCAGCTGTTCCATCATCTGGAGCCAAAACAGAACACACTTGTGTGACAtctgtgcacacgcacgcacacacacacacactgcagcagacCACACCCAGCATTacacacagtgtgacatcagCAGTCAGGAGATATATGAGTGTGGTTCACAAGAGGACACAAGAGCGGACACTTTAGAAAACCCTTGCATCCTTTCTTAaagcctgtacacacacacacacacacacacacacacacacacacacacacacacacacacacacacacacacacacacacacacacacacacacacacacacacacacacacacacacacacacacacacacacacacacacacacacacacacacacacacacacacacacacacagagagagaaagatggggaACATATCACTTTCTGATAATCAGAGAAACAAATCATCAATATCTTATTTAGCTGCTGTACGATTTTCAATGTGTGTCACCAGCAGacattcaaatcaaacaccGAACCAAATGAATGCACTGTGTTCTCAGTGACTATATACAAACTTAATACACACAGTTGTACGTATAAGTTTGGGTTGCTGGGCAGATTTCTTTCTACGCCCTGCTAAGGCGTCCAGCTGTAGATTATATAGTGTGTACATACCCGCAGAGTCTTCTTGGCGCCGTCACTGTTGCTGATGATGATCGTGTCTGGCCCTCCCATGGAGCAGATGTTCTTCAGTCGGGCTCCACCGCAGACGGGGACGGTGGACACGGCAAAGTCCTGAACAGTCGGAGGTTGAAAGGTTTAATACATCACACACGCGCACCTTTCAAGTTTCTTTGACAGTAAAAGTTCTCTCATCTggttttgcagttgtttttttcacagcggTTAGTTTGACTCGTTGAACATTATCAgaaacactctcacacttgTGTCGTCTCgtacacagtttttttttctgaatgaaaatgaagagaagtctgtagaaaaaaggaaaaactctgAACCCACATCAATTCTTACCAGactgacacaaaacacacacacacacaaacccccaccaaacacacacgtggatgataagtgtgtgtgtgttaagaaagaaacagaggTGTGCTAAAACGCACTTAGGAGAAGTGAGGGAATCAATACTAATGTGTGGGCGGTGTCGAGCCTGAGGGGTCCCAGTTCCACCGTGTGCTCTCACGGCCTCGTTCATCACCATCTTACAGATATAATTCCCCTAATGCAATGCAGCGAGTGGCCACCTGCTCACTTTGGCAGCGGGGTCCAAATCACGACCATCTTTGTTGCGCTGGGCTCCAAACTGAAATGGGTTATTTTATGGTTTTGTTGGGAAGCTTTTGTCATAAAATTCTTTCATTGATTCCCAGAGACTGAATCCACCAACCGCCGTCCCCTCAACGTCCCCTGACCGTCCCCTCACCCTGAACGTGTCCGCCAGCACCTCGGCTCCCCGCCGGTTGGTGTGCGAGGAGATGCCGACGAAGAACTCCCTCCCCGTGAAGAGGACGTCGCTGCCCTCCAGGGTGGCTCCCGCGGAGTCGCCCTCCTCCGTCCCCATCTCCACCACGGTCAGGCTGAGCTCCGACACCACCCTCCTCACTGCCTCCGCCTGAggggacggagaggaagagcgtTTGACT from Scophthalmus maximus strain ysfricsl-2021 chromosome 22, ASM2237912v1, whole genome shotgun sequence includes the following:
- the rps5 gene encoding 40S ribosomal protein S5; this encodes MTEWETAPAVAETPEIKLFGKWSTDDVQINDISLQDYIAVKEKYAKYLPHSGGRYAAKRFRKAQCPIVERLTNSMMMHGRNNGKKLMTVRIVKHAFEIIHLLTGENPLQVLVNAIINSGPREDSTRIGRAGTVRRQAVDVSPLRRVNQAIWLLCTGAREAAFRNIKTIAECVADELINAAKGSSNSYAIKKKDELERVAKSNR
- the ddah2 gene encoding N(G),N(G)-dimethylarginine dimethylaminohydrolase 2 translates to MANMCPYGRFTHAVVRGIPETFGNRAGDGGENGDASVDLAKAQRQFGCLTGALRQKVGLQLIEIPPDPELPEGWRIDDVAVIQGDTALVTRPFAQQRRGEAEAVRRVVSELSLTVVEMGTEEGDSAGATLEGSDVLFTGREFFVGISSHTNRRGAEVLADTFRDFAVSTVPVCGGARLKNICSMGGPDTIIISNSDGAKKTLRMMEQLTDHHYEVLTVPEDAAANCIYIKGPSKRDFLLHRPAEECPESVSAFQKLQDYTLLPTACSEASKLGASLSSLCLLVNRKHTYF